A portion of the Limanda limanda chromosome 3, fLimLim1.1, whole genome shotgun sequence genome contains these proteins:
- the zgc:113276 gene encoding uncharacterized protein zgc:113276, translating into MEAHASIPKHSGLPLHAAVGQSGDTDHVSNISGAGMVTLDVLIIGGGPHALTLASLLLSPEPESDPGHDSPLPPSSSDPPRPRSHPPTSSNRSCSGKKKRKATAGLRVEESERLVSPPLSLRAVDSYGEWTALWERQFTALSIPHLRSHTLVHTDPLNKKALQEFVLKSDRSSELHSLPDQVYILDENAFFNDTRLGKKEKRRLNITSTLKKSLSFSLPGTKLSVDFFRDQVERYNLGKVLVKGTVERIIPVVEHMEEEEDLKYFQVHLQEGIVLKAHQVVMATGPTRAHMVNIPSWVKNIGESYPEERLLHTVHLMHHPPKSKHEEEQTDTSPSQVCQRGQRVMVVGGGLTSAHVVSLALQQGASHVTWVMRKHLQLKQFDVGDVESLVGRYSHVEHGIKMDGQAYLRQFYNERSLHKRLAMIRQARKGGAVTPEAYIHLQPFILSGQVDVKTYCQVSEASWCYRGQAWSLTLSTGDHWTGDMIWLATGCKLDVRQDLLLSEVMKEFPIQVMDGWPCISDSLQWADGCPLYLMGQYTALQVGPHALNLAGGQAASRRIAKDIMRHRHPYVGDASEEKSKTEEYIQQMHGLLWL; encoded by the exons ATGGAGGCCCATGCCAGTATTCCTAAACACTCCGGTCTTCCTCTGCATGCTGCTGTCGGTCAGAGTGGAGACACAGACCACGTTTCCAACATCTCAGGAGCCGGC atGGTGACCCTGGATGTGTTAATAATTGGGGGCGGCCCTCATGCCTTGACCTTGGCCAGCTTGCTACTGAGTCCTGAGCCAGAATCAGACCCTGGACATGACTCACCgctccccccctccagctcgGACCCTCCGAGGCCTCGGTCCCACCCGCCAACTTCCAGCAACAGATCCTGCAGtggcaagaagaagaggaaggcaACAGCTG GGCTGAGAGTGGAGGAATCAGAGAGGCTGGTTTCCCCCCCGCTGAGTCTCCGAGCCGTGGACTCGTATGGGGAGTGGACGGCTCTGTGGGAGAGGCAGTTCACAGCTCTGAGCATCCCTCACctgcgctcacacacactggtgcacACTGACCCTCTCAACAAG AAAGCCCTGCAGGAGTTTGTTCTGAAGTCTGATCGTTCATCAGAGCTGCACAGTCTCCCAGACCAGGTTTATATTCTGGATGAAAATGCTTTTTTCAATGACACGCGACTTGgcaagaaggagaagagacgaCTGAACATCACCTCCACACTGAAGAAGAGTTTATCCTTCAGTCTGCCGGGAACCAAACTGAGTGTTGACTTCTTTAGAGATCAG GTGGAGAGATACAACTTGGGCAAAGTGCTGGTAAAGGGAACGGTGGAGCGCATCATCCCTGTCGTCGAGCAcatggaagaagaggaggact TGAAGTACTTTCAAGTCCATCTTCAGGAGGGCATCGTCCTAAAAGCTCACCAGGTCGTTATGGCAACAGGACCAACACGGGCCCACATGGTAAACATCCCCTCATGGGTGAAAAACATTGGAGAGAGTTACCCAGAGGAGCGGTTGCTGCACACAGTGCATCTCATGCACCATCCGCCAAAATCTAAGCACGAAGAAGAACAGACAGACACTTCTCCCTCTCAAG tgtgtcaGAGAGGGCAGAGAGTAATGGTAGTTGGTGGAGGTCTGACCAGCGCCCATGTCGTCTCACTTGCCCTGCAGCAAGGGGCCAGCCATGTGACATGGGTCATGAGGAAGCACCTGCAG TTAAAGCAATTTGACGTGGGCGACGTGGAGAGCCTGGTGGGGCGTTACTCTCACGTGGAGCACGGCATCAAGATGGATGGACAAGCATACCTACGACAGTTCTATAACGAACGGAGCCTCCACAAACGACTGGCTATGATCCGCCAGGCACGGAAGGGAGGGGCCGTCACCCCCGAGGCCTACATCCACCTACAGCCGTTCATACTGAGTGGACAGGTGGACGTCAAGACATACTGTCAG GTGAGTGAGGCCAGCTGGTGCTACAGGGGCCAGGCCTGGAGTCTGACTCTTAGCACAGGGGACCACTGGACCGGAGATATGATCTGGCTCGCCACCGGCTGCAAACTTGACGTGAGACAGGACCTGTTGCTTTCCGAGGTGATGAAGGAATTCCCAATTCAG GTGATGGACGGGTGGCCGTGCATATCAGACAGCCTGCAGTGGGCAGACGGGTGCCCGCTCTATCTGATGGGACAGTACACTGCTCTTCAG GTTGGACCTCACGCACTGAACCTGGCTGGTGGACAGGCTGCCAGCAGGAGAATCGCCAAGGACATCATGCGCCATCGACACCCGTACGTTGGAGATGCATCTGAGGAGAAATCGAAAACCGAGGAGTATATTCAACAAATGCACGGCCTGTTATGGCTCTGA
- the pir gene encoding pirin has protein sequence MNVRKVEKTVLSVEQGEGVGARVRRSIGRAELRNLDPFLMLDEFRVSKPAGFPDHPHRGFETVTYVLEGITAHEDFCGRSGRLHPGDLQWMTAGRGVVHAEMPVSEEPVVGLQLWVNLPRRDKMVEPAYQELKGSEIPKRSQGGVTVAVISGEALGAKSKVFTRTPTLYLDFKLQAGALHVQPVPSGWTTFIYTLSGSINVGPDPEQQAVASHHTVVFGDGDCVKVENKGSEVSHFVLIAGEPIKEPVVQRGPFVMTTEEEISQAIRDYQSGRNGFERAVNWRSKIRDSF, from the exons ATGAATGTGAGGAAAGTGGAAAAGACAGTTCTGAGTGTGGAGCAGGGAGAGGGGGTCGGTGCTCGTGTTCGCAGGAGCATCGGCAGAGCGGAG CTGAGGAACCTGGATCCCTTCCTCATGCTGGACGAGTTCAGAGTGAGCAAGCCAGCAGGTTTTCCAGATCATCCTCACCGAGGATTCGAAACA GTAACATATGTTTTAGAGGGGATCACGGCCCATGAAGACTTCTGTGGCCGTTCTGGACGACTGCATCCTGGAGATCTGCAG TGGATGACTGCAGGACGGGGGGTGGTCCATGCTGAAATGCCTGTATCAGAGGAGCCGGTGGTGGGCTTACAGCTGTGGGTGAACCTGCCGAGGCGAGACAAGATGGTGGAGCCAGCGTACCAGGAGCTCAAAGGCTCCGAGATTCCCAAACGCAGCCAGGGAGGGGTCACAGTCGCTGTTATATCTGGAGAGGCTCTAGGagcaaag tCCAAGGTTTTCACGAGGACACCGACCCTGTATCTGGACTTCAAGCTGCAGGCTGGAGCCCTGCATGTGCAGCCAGTCCCTTCAG GATGGACTACATTCATCTACACGTTATCAGGATCCATTAACGTTG GCCCAGACCCGGAGCAGCAGGCGGTGGCGTCCCATCACACGGTGGTGTTCGGAGACGGAGACTGTGTCAAGGTTGAAAACAAG ggCTCTGAAGTCTCTCATTTTGTGCTCATCGCAGGAGAACCGATCAAAGAGCCTGTGGTACAACGCG gtCCATTTGTCATGAcgacagaggaggagatcagTCAGGCCATCAGGGACTACCAGAGCGGAAGGAATGGCTTTGAAAGAGCCGTAAACTGGAGATCCAAGATCAGAGACTCTTTCTAA